A genome region from Carya illinoinensis cultivar Pawnee chromosome 2, C.illinoinensisPawnee_v1, whole genome shotgun sequence includes the following:
- the LOC122301803 gene encoding uncharacterized protein LOC122301803 has protein sequence MKDPYLMLSLLIPGPKALGNDIDVYLRPLIEELKFLWEVGVNTYDAFADQSFRLHAALLWTINDFPAYANLSGWSTKGKLACPTCNGSTDSLWLVHGRKHCYMGHRRWLLPGHRWRSKKVEFNGSTDHWQAPIHLSGEAILEQLRELQDVQFGKLSKKRKRMANELNWTKKSVFFELPYWKSLKLRHNLDVMYIEKNICNSVLGTLMDIEGKSKDIANARWDLANLGIRKELHLQQDGDSCSMRLALVISGYLTSDVRQALTKLSSFFKKLCARALNIDVLHRLQTDISLILCKLEMIFPPAFFDIMVHLAIHLPQEALLAGPVQYRWMYPFERYLGKFKHNVKNMARPKGSIAEAYIHVECLTFCSMYLHDIEMTFTREERNVDVGPDHILGSMSVFFQKVRPMGSSSTDRLDDQLFAKAKCQHYNKIKEEDPTMLIIQELCILNPDEVTNELYALACGPDPWVGLYSGCIMNGIRFHTKDREQHRRSQNSGVVVTGVHQSMPVDFYGVLKEILELSYMGWHLVYLFKCDWWDVGDHRRGIHVGDHLTNDSVVGNWQVVQKITNRNVYDIPPVPTALYDGEDSFEGYAFQEEEASIEDFPINESDTGLGNTLHREDEELIVVNEVTTLPRSTPDDADQTFIEDDVDGDDYGNHPNTDHYESENEDDSQSNSETESE, from the exons atgaaagatccatacctCATGCTTTCGTTGCTAATTCCTGGCCCAAAAGCACTAGGCAACGATATCGACGTGTATCTACGCCCTTTAATTGAAGAACTGAAGTTTCTATGGGAAGTGGGTGTCAATACATACGATGCATTTGCAGATCAATCGTTTCGATTACATGCAGCATTACTTTGGACCATTAATGACTTCCCAGCGTATGCTAAtctttctgggtggagcacaaaggggAAATTGGCATGTCCTACGTGTAATGGTAGTACGGATTCATTGTGGCTGGTCCATGGGCGAAAGCACTGCTACATGGGTCATCGGCGGTGGTTGTTGCCAGGGCACAGGTGGAGatctaaaaaagttgaatttaatGGTAGTACTGACCATTGGCAAGCACCTATACATTTGTCGGGAGAGGCTATCTTGGAACAATTGAGAGAATTGCAAGATGTACAGTTTGGTAAGTTATCAAAAAAGAGGAAACGCATGGCcaatgagttgaattggaccaaaaaaagtgTATTCTTTGAGTTGCCTTATTGGAAATCCTTGAAATTGAGGCATAACCTAGATGTCATGTATATTGAGAAGAACATATGCAATAGCGTATTAGGAACTTTGATGGATATTGAGGGAAAAAGCAAGGACATAGCCAATGCCCGTTGGGATTTGGCCAACCTAGGCATACGGAAAGAATTACACTTACAGCAAGATGGCGATAGTTGTTCAATGAGACTGGCTT TGGTGATTAGTGGCTACTTAACCAGTGATGTACGACAAGCTTTGACTAAGTTAAGTTCATTCTTCAAGAAATTGTGTGCACGAGCATTAAACATTGATGTTCTGCACCGCCTACAAACTGATATCTCTCTTATTCTTTGCAAGttggaaatgatattcccacctGCATTCTTCGATATAATGGTGCATCTTGCTATTCACTTGCCACAAGAGGCATTGCTTGCTGGACCTGTCCagtataggtggatgtatccttttgaACGGTATCTAGGGAAGTTCAAGCATAATGTAAAAAATATGGCAAGACCTAAAGGCTCAATTGCTGAGGCCTATATTCATGTTGAGTGCCTTACATTTTGTTCGATGTATCTCCATGACATTGAGATGACTTTTACTAGGGAAGAGCGAAATGTGGATGTTGGTCCAGACCATATACTGGGTAGTATGAGTGTATTTTTTCAAAAGGTGAGACCAATGGGTTCGTCCTCCACTGATAGATTGGATGATCAGCTATTTGCAAAAGCTAAGTG TCAGCACTATAACAAGATTAAAGAAGAGGACCCAACAATGTTGATC ATTCAAGAATTGTGTATCTTGAATCCAGATGAAGTTACAAATGAACTTTATGCTCTTGCTTGCGGACCAGATCCTTGGGTGGGATTATATAGTGGATGCATCATGAATGGAATTCGGTTTCACACAAAAGACCGTGAACAACATCGACGCAGCCAAAATAGTGGGGTGGTTGTTACTGGGGTACATCAGTCGATGCCGGTTGATTTCTATGGGGTGTTGAAAGAGATCCTTGAATTAAGCTACATGGGGTGGCATCTTGTGTACTTGTTTAAATGTGACTGGTGGGACGTTGGTGATCATAGACGCGGCATTCATGTAGGGGACCATCTTACAA atgatAGTGTGGTGGGGAATTGGCAAGTGGTACAAAAGATAACCAATAGGAATGTCTATGACATTCCACCCGTCCCAACTGCATTGTATGATGGTGAGGACTCCTTTGAAGGTTATGCATTTCAAGAGGAAGAAGCTAGTATTGAAGATTTCCCAATCAATGAAAGTGATACTGGCTTGGGAAACACATTGCATCGGGAGGATGAAGAACTAATTGTTGTTAATGAGGTAACTACGCTACCTCGTTCTACTCCCGACGATGCCGACCAAACTTTTATTGAAGATGATGTGGATGGTGACGACTATGGCAATCATCCCAATACTGACCATTATGAGTCTGAGAATGAGGACGACTCCCAATCGAATTCTGAAACAGAATCTGAATAA
- the LOC122301802 gene encoding uncharacterized protein LOC122301802 yields the protein MNKVWMSIEDRFMSNEYAMGFSYFMNMAKEHAQGGIDIRCPCCRCRNMLFQPITTVEEHLFIIGIDPSYKDWIFHGEEEVLDVNSSEEGDDASGNDAYIDDMDELLDDIHARASMDQSGGSQIPGIDGVTPGGSSATFSELLEDARSPLYPSCLTFSKLSFIVKLLHIKTVGGWSVKSFNMVIKLLKSAFPDALLPDSYNDACRLERGLGFNYTKIDACLNDCVLFWKEHSDKEKCPKCNTPRWVLSSTKQKKIPHKVLRHFPLVPRLQRLFVSNKTAGAMRWHATKRVNDYNVMRHPADSKVWKDFDV from the coding sequence ATGAACAAGGTGTGGATGAGTATTGAAGATAGATTTATGTCTAACGAGTATGCAATGGGGTTTAGCTATTTCATGAATATGGCTAAGGAGCATGCACAAGGGGGCATTGACATTAGGTGTCCGTGCTGTAGATGTCGTAACATGCTCTTCCAGCCAATAACCACAGTCGAGgagcatttatttattatagggATTGATCCTTCTTATAAGGATTGGATTTTTcacggtgaagaggaagtgTTGGATGTTAATTCATCAGAAGAAGGTGATGATGCCAGCGGGAATGatgcatatattgatgatatggATGAGCTGCTGGATGACATTCATGCTAGAGCTTCTATGGATCAGTCCGGAGGTTCGCAAATACCTGGTATTGATGGTGTCACACCTGGTGGTTCTTCAGCAACCTTTTCAGAATTGTTAGAAGATGCACGGAGTCCACTTTATCCATCATGCTTGACGTTTTCAAAGCTTTCTTTTATCGTAAAGTTGCTTCATATAAAGACAGTTGGTGGTTGGAGTGTTAAATCCTTTAACATGGTCATCAAGCTCCTGAAATCTGCATTTCCTGACGCTCTTCTCCCTGACTCATACAATGATGCATGCCGATTGGAACGTGGCCTGGGGTTTAATTACACAAAGATAGATGCTTGTTTGAATGATTGTGTCTTATTTTGGAAGGAACATTCTGATAAAGAGAAGTGCCCAAAATGCAACACTCCAAGATGGGTGTTAAGTAGTACTAAGCAAAAGAAAATTCCACACAAAGTGCTCAGACATTTCCCGTTGGTTCCAAGGCTGCAAAGACTATTTGTTTCTAATAAGACTGCCGGGGCAATGAGATGGCATGCTACTAAACGCGTCAACGATTATAATGTGATGAGGCACCCTGCAGATTCGAAGGTATGGAAAGATTTTGACGTGTAG
- the LOC122300410 gene encoding protein DETOXIFICATION 55 has translation MVAAETPEKYPTMPEVLEELKRLTGIGFPVAAMSFVGYLKNMILVMCLGRLGSLELAGGALAIGFTNITGYSVLSGLAMGMEPLCSQAFGSRNFSILCLTLHRTILMLLLASFSIALLWINLEPLMLSLHQNPDITRIASLYCRFAIPDLIANSLIHPLRIDLRSKGKTWPLMWCNLLGVTLHIPITIFLAFTLHLGVKGIAISTCVTSFNILFFLLCYIVYTRTPEEPLYMPLSKQSFPLSSSPGEEWGVLLRFAIPSCLAVCLEWWWYEFMTILAGYLHNPRVSLATSAIVIQTTALMYTLPTALSASVSTRVGNELGANRPERARLATKVAIGLALVSSLVGLFWTTLGKEAWGRLFTKECEVLELTMAVLPIIGLCELGNCPQTTSCGILRGSARPGIGAGINFYSFYLVGAPLAIVLAFVWKLGFVGLCYGLLAAQIACAVSILAVVFNTDWKGECLKAQNLVGKCNDAFASTADQPVKCEDGRHTTDLDFC, from the exons atggTTGCGGCGGAGACACCTGAAAAGTACCCGACAATGCCAGAG GTGCTGGAGGAGCTAAAGAGACTGACAGGCATAGGCTTCCCTGTAGCGGCCATGAGCTTTGTGGGCTATCTGAAAAACATGATCTTAGTCATGTGCTTGGGAAGGCTGGGAAGCCTAGAGCTAGCCGGCGGGGCTTTAGCCATTGGCTTCACCAACATCACCGGCTACTCGGTCCTCTCGGGGCTGGCCATGGGCATGGAGCCCCTTTGCAGCCAGGCCTTTGGCTCGCGAAACTTCTCCATCCTATGCCTTACTTTACACAGAACAATTCTCATGTTACTTCTTGCTTCATTCTCCATCGCTTTGCTATGGATTAACCTGGAACCTCTCATGCTTAGCCTCCACCAAAACCCAGATATAACCCGAATCGCAAGCCTATATTGTCGCTTTGCTATCCCGGATCTTATTGCTAACAGCCTTATTCATCCTCTTCGTATCGACCTGCGTAGTAAAGGGAAAACATGGCCTTTGATGTGGTGCAATTTATTAGGAGTCACCCTGCACATTCCCATCACCATCTTCTTGGCCTTCACTCTCCATCTTGGGGTAAAAGGAATAGCCATTTCCACTTGTGTAACCAGTTTCAACATCCTCTTTTTCCTACTGTGTTACATTGTCTACACTCGCACCCCTGAAGAGCCTTTGTACATGCCACTCTCAAAGCAATCTTTCCCACTTTCTTCTTCACCAGGGGAGGAATGGGGGGTGCTGCTTCGATTTGCAATACCAAGTTGTCTGGCTGTTTGTTTAGAGTGGTGGTGGTACGAGTTCATGACAATTTTAGCAGGTTACCTTCACAATCCTCGAGTGTCACTCGCAACATCGGCCATAGTAATACAAACCACGGCTCTCATGTACACATTGCCAACAGCACTCAGCGCATCGGTGTCAACTCGTGTAGGGAACGAGCTGGGAGCAAACCGGCCGGAGAGGGCCCGCCTGGCAACAAAGGTGGCGATAGGGTTGGCCCTAGTGAGTTCTCTAGTGGGTTTGTTTTGGACCACTCTAGGGAAAGAAGCATGGGGAAGATTGTTCACAAAAGAGTGCGAGGTTCTAGAGCTGACCATGGCTGTGCTACCGATAATTGGACTTTGTGAGTTGGGAAATTGTCCACAAACAACAAGTTGTGGGATTCTGAGGGGAAGTGCAAGGCCAGGGATTGGAGCCGGGATCAACTTTTATTCATTCTACTTGGTGGGTGCGCCACTGGCCATAGTTTTAGCCTTTGTTTGGAAGCTAGGGTTTGTGGGTCTTTGTTATGGGCTTTTGGCTGCTCAAATTGCATGTGCTGTCTCCATCTTAGCAGTGGTGTTCAACACAGATTGGAAGGGAGAGTGTTTGAAAGCCCAAAACTTGGTCGGAAAGTGTAATGATGCGTTTGCGTCGACGGCTGACCAACCAGTCAAATGTGAAGACGGTCGTCATACTACTGatcttgatttttgttaa